A single genomic interval of Musa acuminata AAA Group cultivar baxijiao chromosome BXJ3-4, Cavendish_Baxijiao_AAA, whole genome shotgun sequence harbors:
- the LOC135582023 gene encoding anaphase-promoting complex subunit 11, translating to MKVKILKWHAVASWTWDAQDETCGICRMAFDGCCPDCKFPGDDCPLIWGACNHAFHLHCILKWVNSQTPQPHCPMCRREWQFKA from the coding sequence ATGAAGGTCAAAATACTGAAGTGGCATGCTGTGGCTTCGTGGACATGGGATGCTCAGGATGAAACATGCGGGATCTGCAGAATGGCGTTTGATGGTTGCTGCCCAGACTGTAAATTCCCGGGTGACGATTGCCCGCTGATCTGGGGTGCCTGTAATCATGCTTTCCATCTGCATTGTATTCTCAAATGGGTTAACTCTCAGACCCCTCAGCCGCATTGCCCTATGTGTCGCAGGGAGTGGCAGTTTAAAGCTTAA
- the LOC103968671 gene encoding probable histone chaperone ASF1A, which produces MSAVNITNVTVLDNPTAFLSPFQFEISYECLIPLEDDLEWKLIYVGSAEDETYDQLLESVLVGPVNVGNYRFVFQADPPDPTKIREEDIIGVTVLLLTCSYLGQEFLRVGYYVNNDYDDEQLREEPPPRVLVDRVQRNILADKPRVTKFPISFHPDPSENGGQQQQPPVSPESHTDDDPRSIQNSKC; this is translated from the exons ATGAGTGCGGTGAATATAACGAATGTTACGGTGTTGGATAATCCCACGGCGTTCCTCAGCCCGTTCCAGTTCGAGATCTCGTACGAGTGCTTGATTCCACTTGAAGATG ATTTGGAATGGAAACTCATATATGTTGGTTCAGCAGAAGATGAAACTTATGACCAGCTCCTTGAGAGTGTGCTTGTTGGTCCTGTCAATGTTGGGAATTATCGCTTCGTTTTCCAG GCAGATCCACCAGATCCAACCAAGATCCGTGAAGAAGACATCATAGGCGTCACAGTGCTACTGTTAACTTGCTCGTATCTGGGGCAGGAGTTCCTCAGAGTCGGCTACTATGTGAACAATGACTATGACGATGAGCAGCTCAGAGAAGAACCTCCTCCAAGGGTTTTGGTTGATAGAGTCCAGCGGAACATCTTGGCCGACAAGCCTCGTGTCACAAAATTCCCAATCAGCTTTCATCCTGACCCCAGCGAGAACGGAGGGCAGCAACAGCAGCCACCAGTCTCACCCGAAAGTCATACAGATGATGATCCACGGTCCATCCAAAACTCCAAGTGTTAG